The window ATCGCGGTCAGGAAGGTGCGTGCACCGGCCAGGCCCAGGAAGTGCGCCATATACAGATCGGTGCCGGTCGCCTCGCGCCCGGTCGACGCCTCGATCGCGCCCTTGTTGTCGCTGGCATGCTCCGCCGCCATCAGCGAGGCGGCGTCGGGATCGTTGCGCAGGCCGAGCACCTGCGCGCGGTTGCCGCCGGTGACGGTGTAGCGCCCCGACGGCGTCCGCTGGATGCTGTCCGCGGCCCAGCCGAGCCCGTGCTCGCTGCCATGCTTCTTCACCACCGCCAGCCAGCTCTGCTCGACGAACTGGTACAGGCCCGAGGCGGAGGAGGTGCCGGCACGCGCATTGGCGTTCAGCCCGCTCTCCAATTTGGCCTGGCCCATCAGATAGTCGAAGTCGACGCCGGTGCGCGCCGCGGCACGCTGGATCGCGGACGTGATGCGCTGGGTGGCAGGCGTGATCGCGGAAACGGTCATACCGTCACGATCAGCAAGAGGCGTGCCATTTCTTCGTGGGCCTCACGGCCGAAAGCGGCACCGGCCCGCTCCCCCACCCCACCTCCCATGCCATGATACTGACGTGGGAGGTGGGGCGGGGGAGCGGGCCGGTGCCGCTCATGCGCGTCAGTGCATCGAATTACGCGTAGGCGGCGCTGCCGCGGCGGTAGGCGTTGCCGCCCTGACCGGAAAGAAGCTGCAGGCGGCGGCGAACATTTGCCGCCATCAGGTTCACGTAGATGCGGCAGGTGTCGTTGAGGCGGTCGGCTTCTTCCGCCAGCTCGCGCAGTTCCGGCGTGGCGGGGCCGTCGCCCAGCGCGCGCAGCGTGTCGATCGCCTTCAGCTTGTTCGCGGTGGCGCGCTCCAGCGCGTTGATGTCGTTGCTCTTGAGCGCGGCGATCTCGGCATGAAGCAGGTCGATCACGCGGACCAGCGCGTCACGCCTATTCATTCGACATCCAGTCGTACTTGAGCGCGATCAGCTGATCCGCGATCGTCGCGGGGGAGAGCGGGAAGGTGCCGTTGGCGATCGCGCTCTTGATCATCTGCACGCGCTCCACGTCGACCGGCGCCGAGGACGCCATCGAGCGCGACAGCGTTTCGGGCGCGGCGGGTGCCGGCGTCCGGACGGGTGCCGGCGGGGTCGACGCTGCGGCCACGGGCGTGGTCGCCGCGGCGCGCGGGACGCTGCCAGCGCGAAGATCGCCTGCCTTGATCGTTGACGTACTTACCGAATCTACCATGTCCGCACCTGTGGGGCTCCGCTGACATCGGCAAAAACGGCAGGTTGCGGGGAGACTTTAGCATTTTTATTCGGGCCAGCCGGGCAGGGTCGCGCGGCCCTGCGCGACGGCCACCGCCTGCACCGGGCGGGGGGCGTCGTCGACCTTCACCGTCAGGCGGGCGCCGGGGGCGGCGTCACCCATCGCGATACCCTCGCGCGTGATCGAGAAGCCGTCCGCGCCGGCCTCGATCGTCACCGGGTCGCCGCGGCGGATCACGGGCGCGGCGGCGACCGGCACCATCGGCGTGGGCGTCGCGGCCGCGGGCGCGGCGGCGCGGGGCGGGGCGATGACGGGGACGAAGATGCGCCACGACGGCCCGGCGCAGGCGATCACGACCGCGTCGTGCGCCTCGCTGCGCCACGACATCGCCACCATCGGGCAGGACGCCAGCCGCAGCCGCGGGTCGACCGGCGCCCGCGCGCCGCCCACGACGCCGATCGGCTGCGTGGTGAAGGACGCGACCGCGCGGTCGAGCGCGGCGGTATCCTGGAAGCTGCCCGCGGCGGCGGCGGCGAGAAGGAGCGAGGCGATCATTGCGATGGTCCCTGTGCGCGGGCCGTGGTGGCCGCGGTCTCGCCGGCGAAGGCGAGGGTGACGATGACATGGCGTCCGGTGGTGGCGCGCGCGGTGGCGAGGTCGAGGCGATTGTCCGGTACGCCGTTGGTGGTCAGCGCGGCGACGATCGCGCGTGCGCGCTCCGCGGCGAGCGCGGTGGCGCTGCCGCTGGCCGGGTCGACGTCGGCGGCGCTGCCGTCGGTCGCGCCGGTGACGGTCAGGCGCACGCGCGGGTCGCGCAGCTCCGCCTTCGCCCAGGCGATCAGCGGGTCGGGCGTGCCCGGCAGCGCGGCGCTGGCCACGTCGAAGCCGGTCACGCCGTGGCTGGCGACCGCGATCGCGGGTGCCTCGATGCCGAAGCCCGCGGCCAGCCCCTGCGCCAGCACGCGCGGGTCCATGTCCTTCTGCGTCTGGAGCAGGACGAAGAAGCCGACCAGCAGCAGCGACAGATCGGCGAGCGTGATGAGCCACAGCGAGCGGCCGCCATGCTCCTCGGGGAAATCGTCCTCGGCGGTCATGCGGCCTCCGCCTCGGGCGCCAGATCGTCGCCGTCCTCATAGGTGTCGAAGGCGGTCGGCCGCGCGGTGGTACGCGGCGCCTCGCGCTCGGCCAGCGCCACCAGCGGCGCCACCAGCCGCAGCCGCTCGATCGCCTCCGCCCGCGCCGCCTGGCGCAGCCGCGAGGCGATCGGCATCGCGAGCAGATGCGCGGCGAGCGCGCCGTAGAGCGTGGCGAGCAGCGCGATCGCCATCGCGCCGCCGATCGCGCGCGGATCGGCCATGCGCGTGAACATCGCGACCAGCCCGACGAGCGTGCCGACCATTCCCATCGCGGGCAACGCCTCGGCCAGGCTGGTCCAGGCGTCGGCCACGGTGCGATGCCGCTCGATCCGGGCGCGGCGCGCTTCGTCCAGCGCGCGCGAGATGTCGGCGGGGGGAGCGGCGTCGACGACCTGCGCGATCGCCTGCGCCACGTCCTTGTCCGCAATGACGGTGCGGTCGAGCGCGACGACGCCGTGGCGCCGCGCAATCCGCGACAGCGTCGCGATCTGCTCCAGCAGCGCCTCCGCGCGGAAGCGTCGTCGCGGCAGCACCGCCAGCGCGAGGAACGCGCGCAGCAGATCGCGCGCGGGCGTGCGCAGGATGGTGGCCAGCGTCGCGCCGCCGAAGACGATCGCCAGCGCGGCCGGGTCGATGAAGGTGCCGAAGGTCATGCCCCGTTATTTGCAAGGGGCGGGCCAAATGCGGGCGCGCGCTGTCAGCTCGCGTCGCCGCCGGCGGCACCGGCAACCGCTTTGCCGGCAACCGGCAAGCCTTTGCCGCTCCGCCCCGGCGATGCGATTTCACCGCATCTCCCAGCGCAATTGGCACGCCCCTTGCTGATGGTCCCGTGCACCTGTCGTGCAAAGGAGGATCGCCCCGATGGCGGACACATTGTTCGGAGTTCACGGCGCCGCGCTGGAAGTGCGCGGTCAGCGCATGGGCGTGCTGGCGTCGAACATCGCCAATGCCTCCACGCCGAACTTCAAGGCGCGCGACATCGATTTCAAGGCCGCGCTCGGCGCGGTCGAGGCGAACGGCGCGGATGCCATCGGCGCGGCGACCCGGTACCGCATCCCCACCAACCCGTCGATGGACGGCAATACGGTGGAGCTGGCGACCGAGCAGACCGCGTTCGCGGAAAATGCGGTCCAGTATCAGACGACGCTGTCGTTCCTGAACGGGCGCATCAACCAGATCACCCGCGCGCTGAAGGGGGAGTAAGCGCATGTCCACCGCCTCTCCGATGACCATCTTCCAGGTCGCCGGCCGCGCCATGTCGGCGCAGCTGACCCGGATGAACACCACCGCGTCGAACCTGGCGAATGCCGGCGGGGTCGCGGGGTCGGCCGACGCCGCCTACAAGACGATGAAGCCGGTGTTCCGCACCAGCTTCGACCAGGCGACCGGGCTGTCGACGGTCGACGTGCAGCAGATCGTCACCGCGGGTGAGGCGCCGACCAAGCGCTACGACCCCGCCAATCCGATGGCGGACAAGGACGGCAACGTCTTCGAGGCCGCGGTCGATGAATCGCGCGAGCTGGTCGACATGATGGAGACCGCCCGCACCTACCAGAACAACGTCGAGGTCATGCAGACGGCCAAGACGCTGATCCTCGACACGATCAAGATGGGTCGCTGAACATGGCCACGAGCAGCATCGCCAACACCAGCACGACGTCGCTGGACCAGCAGATCAAGGACCGCGGCATCAGCCGCACGGTCACGTCCGGCGGCGCGACGACGCAGCTGAACACCACCGGCACCAAGACGACGCTGGGGCAGAACGATTTCCTGCGGCTGATGACCGCGCAGATGCAGTATCAGGACCCGTTCAACCCGGTCGACAACACCCAGATGGTGTCGCAGATGGCGACGCTGTCGCAGGTGTCGGGCATCGCGCAGATGAACTCGTCGCTCAGCACGATCATGACGCGGCTGGGCGCCACCAGCACGTCGGACGCGATGAGCTACGTCGGCAAGACCGTGCTGACCGATGGCACCACCGCGCAGGAGCGCGTGTCGGGCGGCGTCGCGGGCGCGGTCGAGCTGGCGGGCGATGCGACCAGCGTCGACGTCGAGATCTACGACAACGACGGCACCAACGTGAAGACGGTGTCGCTCGGCGCGCAGGCGTCGGGCACCGTCGACTATCAGTGGGACGGCAAGGACGCGCAGGGCAATAAGGTGTCCAACGGTCCCTATACCATCCGCGTCACCGCGCTCGACAAGAACGCCGCCACCGCCACCACCCCCGCGGGTGCCGCGGTGAAGGCCAGTTCGCTGGTCTGGGCGCCGGTCGAAACCGTCTCGCTGCCCGCCGGCGGCGACCCCGTCCTGAACGTTACCGGCCTCGGTACCGTGAAGCCTTCCGCGATCCGCAAGGTCGCCTGATCCCCCCCTTCGCCCCCATCACCCAGGAGTACCCCCATGTCCTTCTACACTTCGCTTTCCGGTCTCCAGGCCATGCAGACCGACATGGCGACGATCAGCCACAACCTGGCGAACGTCTCCACCACCGGCTTCAAGAAGAGCCGCACCGACTTCTCCGACGTCATCGCGTCCAGCGTGTCGACCGACCCGCGCAAGATGGTCGGCTCGGGCGTGGTCGTGAAGGGTACGACGCAGCAGTTCAAGGAAGGCAACCTGTCGACCACCAGCAACGCGCTCGACCTCGCGCTGGTGGGCGAGGGCTTCTTCATCATGAAGTCGACCGGCCTGTCGGACCAGGTGAACTACAGCCGCAACGGCGCCTTCTCGGTCGACTCGGATCGTAACGTGGTCGACGCGCAGGGCAGCTTCCTGATGGTCTATCCGGTCGACAACGACGGCAACGTGACCGCCACCGGCGAGAAGGGCCTCACCAACCTGCAGATCCAGCAGACCTCGGGCACGCCGAAGGCGACCGACGGCGTCACCACCTCGGTCCAGGTGTCGTCGACCTCGACGATCAAGGATCCGGCGAAGTTCAACCGGACGGATACGACCACGTACAACAACTCGGTCGCGACGCGCATCTACGATGCCAACGGCAATGCGATGACGATGACCAACTACTATGTGCGGACCGGCGGCGTCGACACGGCGAACGGCCTGACCGGCACGTGGCAGATGTTCACGTTCATCGGCGACCAGCAGATGAAGGGCCCCGGCCAGACCACCGCGGGTCCGGTCACGCTGACCTATGACAACACCGGCGCGCTGAAGACGCCGAGCCCGGCGGAGGTACAGTTCCAGAGCTTCATCCCGACCTCGGGCGCGGCGGCGCAGACGGTCAAGCTGTCGCTCACCGGCTCGACGCAGCTGTCGTCGGCCTTTTCGGTGAATGCCAAGAGCCAGAACGGCATCGCGGTCGGCCAGCTGGCGGGTGTCACCGTCACCGACGGTGGTCTGATCCAGGCGAGCTTCTCCAACGGCGACATCGTGCCGCTGGGCAAGGTGGCGCTGGCGAAGTTCTCGACCCCCACGGGTCTGCGCCAGGTCGGCAACAGCTATTGGCAGGCGACCGGCGTGTCGGGCACCGCGTCGCTCGGCGCGGCCAGCTCGGACGGGTTCGGCGCGCTGATGTCGGGCACGATCGAGGGGTCGAACGTCGACATCACCGAGGAGCTGGTGAACCTGATCGCGGCGCAGCGCAATTTCCAGGCGAACGCCAAGGCGCTCGATACCGCGACGCAGGTGTCGCAGGCGATCCTGAACATCCGCTCGTAATCACGGCACATCGGGGAAGCTGACAGGTGGACAAGCTCGTCTATACCGCGGCGACCGGGCTGCGCGCGCACATGGCCGCGCAGGCCGCGATCGCGAACAACATGGCGAACGCGTCCACCACCGGCTTTCGCGCCGATCGCGTCGTCTTCGACCGCATCATCCTGTCCGACGGCACGTCGGCGCTGTCCGCGCGCCAGCCGACCGGCGAGGAAGTGAAGGACATCGACCGCACGCAGGGCGCGATCCAGCAGACCGGGCGCCCGCTGGACGTGGCGCTGAGCGACGTCGACAGCTGGATCGCGGTGCAGGCCGCCGACGGCAGCGAGGCGTACACCCGGCGCGGCGACCTGACGGTCAATGCGTCGGGCACGCTGGAAACCGGCGACGGCTTCCTGGTGATGGGCGAGGGCGGCGGGCCGATCACGCTGCCGCCGTACAGCCAGCTGTCGATCGGCGGCGACGGCACCATCTCCATCCAGGCACAGGGCGACACCGCGCCGCCCGCGCCGATCGACAAGATCAAGCTCGTCTCCGCCAAGGGCAGCGAGACGGTGAAGGGTCTCGACAACCTGATGCGCGTGAGGGGCGGCGGCGCGCTGCCCGCCAACCTGGACGCGAAGCTCGCGTCCGGCGCGCTGGAATCGTCGAACGTCAACATGACCCAGGCGCTGGTCGACATGATCGAGAACCAGCGCAGCTACGAGGTGCAGGCGAACCTGCTGAAGGAAGCGCGCACCATGGACGAATCGAGCGCATCCGTGATGCGCTTGCCGGGCTGAGGAAGGATGATCTCATGACCACCGCCGCCATGCACATCGCGCGTACCGGGCTCGACGCCCAGGATACGCGGATGCGGGTGATCTCGAACAACCTCGCCAACGTCAACACGACCGCGTTCAAGCGCGATCGCGCGACGTTCGAGACGCTGTCCTATCAGGTCGTGACCGCCGCGGGCGCGCAGTCGACCTCGGAAAGCAAGTACGCCACCGGGCTGAACCTGGGCACCGGCGTGCGCGTGCAGGGCACGTCGCGCACCGAAACGCAGGGCTCGATGAACCAGACCGGCAACTCGCTCGACGTGGCGCTGGACGGCGACGGCTATTTCCAGGTGCAGATGCCCGGCGGCCAGCTGGGCTATACCCGCGCCGGCAATTTCTCGCGCAGTCCCGAGGGGCAGCTGGTCACGAGCCAGGGCTATCAGGTGATGCCCGGCATCACCGTGCCGCAGAACGCGACCCAGATCACGATCGGCCTCGATGGCACCGTCAGCGCGACCTTGCCGGGGCAGGCCGAGGCGCAGAACCTGGGCCAGCTTCAGGTCGCCAGCTTCCCCAATCCCGCGGGGCTGACGTCGAATGGCGACAATTTCCTGCTGGAAAGCGGTGCCAGCGGGGCCGCCAACCTAGGCGTGCCCGGGCAGGACGGCCGCGGCCGCGTGCGTCAGGGCAATCTGGAGGCGAGCAACGTGAACGTGGTGGAGGAGCTGGTCGACATGATCGAGACCCAGCGCGCCTATGAGGTCAATTCGAAGATGATCTCGGCGACCGACGACATGTTGAAATACGTTAACCAGAATCTGTCATAGGATTCGCCGCCATGACGCTACGCGCTTCTCTCTCCGCCGCTTACTGGGTCGAGGCCACGCTGGGCGTGACCGCCTGCGCGCTGGTCGCTGCCGCCTTCGCGCCCGGTCCTGCCGATGCCAAGCTGTTCGGTCGCAAGGCCCCCCGGGAGGATTTCTCCGTGGTGCGCGCGCCCGTCGCGGCCCCCGTAGCGGCACCCGTCGCCGACGGTTCGATCTTCCATGCCGCCGACGGCTATGCCGGGCTGCACGAGGGGTGGCGCGCACGGCGGGTCGGCGATCCGCTGACCATCGTGCTGGTGGAACGCACCGCGGCGTCCAAGTCGGCCTCGTCCAAGCTCGATTCGAAGGGCAGCTTCGGGCTGACCCCGCCGACCACCGGGCCGTTCGGCGGCCTGCTGAGCCCCAGCGACGTGGGCGCCAGCGGCAACCGCGGCTTCGGCGGCACGGGCGCGGCGGACCAGTCCAATTCGCTGTCGGGCGAGGTGTCCGTGACCGTGGCGCAGGTCTTCCCCAACGGCACCATGCTGGTCCAGGGGCAGA of the Sphingomonas adhaesiva genome contains:
- the flgG gene encoding flagellar basal-body rod protein FlgG gives rise to the protein MTTAAMHIARTGLDAQDTRMRVISNNLANVNTTAFKRDRATFETLSYQVVTAAGAQSTSESKYATGLNLGTGVRVQGTSRTETQGSMNQTGNSLDVALDGDGYFQVQMPGGQLGYTRAGNFSRSPEGQLVTSQGYQVMPGITVPQNATQITIGLDGTVSATLPGQAEAQNLGQLQVASFPNPAGLTSNGDNFLLESGASGAANLGVPGQDGRGRVRQGNLEASNVNVVEELVDMIETQRAYEVNSKMISATDDMLKYVNQNLS
- a CDS encoding flagellar protein FlgN, yielding MNRRDALVRVIDLLHAEIAALKSNDINALERATANKLKAIDTLRALGDGPATPELRELAEEADRLNDTCRIYVNLMAANVRRRLQLLSGQGGNAYRRGSAAYA
- a CDS encoding flagellar hook assembly protein FlgD, translated to MATSSIANTSTTSLDQQIKDRGISRTVTSGGATTQLNTTGTKTTLGQNDFLRLMTAQMQYQDPFNPVDNTQMVSQMATLSQVSGIAQMNSSLSTIMTRLGATSTSDAMSYVGKTVLTDGTTAQERVSGGVAGAVELAGDATSVDVEIYDNDGTNVKTVSLGAQASGTVDYQWDGKDAQGNKVSNGPYTIRVTALDKNAATATTPAGAAVKASSLVWAPVETVSLPAGGDPVLNVTGLGTVKPSAIRKVA
- a CDS encoding flagella basal body P-ring formation protein FlgA, which encodes MIASLLLAAAAAGSFQDTAALDRAVASFTTQPIGVVGGARAPVDPRLRLASCPMVAMSWRSEAHDAVVIACAGPSWRIFVPVIAPPRAAAPAAATPTPMVPVAAAPVIRRGDPVTIEAGADGFSITREGIAMGDAAPGARLTVKVDDAPRPVQAVAVAQGRATLPGWPE
- a CDS encoding lytic transglycosylase domain-containing protein — protein: MTVSAITPATQRITSAIQRAAARTGVDFDYLMGQAKLESGLNANARAGTSSASGLYQFVEQSWLAVVKKHGSEHGLGWAADSIQRTPSGRYTVTGGNRAQVLGLRNDPDAASLMAAEHASDNKGAIEASTGREATGTDLYMAHFLGLAGARTFLTAMKNDPDRSAAAIFPAAARANRNVFFERDGSARSLAEVYNRFAGKLGTANETAAANTSSAMQFAAQALAMGDDATVVTGSGESAKDALGWAQSTLGQLRGNQANLLRPSPNNAKLAYMMLASMGG
- a CDS encoding motility protein A — its product is MTFGTFIDPAALAIVFGGATLATILRTPARDLLRAFLALAVLPRRRFRAEALLEQIATLSRIARRHGVVALDRTVIADKDVAQAIAQVVDAAPPADISRALDEARRARIERHRTVADAWTSLAEALPAMGMVGTLVGLVAMFTRMADPRAIGGAMAIALLATLYGALAAHLLAMPIASRLRQAARAEAIERLRLVAPLVALAEREAPRTTARPTAFDTYEDGDDLAPEAEAA
- a CDS encoding flagellar basal body L-ring protein FlgH; translation: MTLRASLSAAYWVEATLGVTACALVAAAFAPGPADAKLFGRKAPREDFSVVRAPVAAPVAAPVADGSIFHAADGYAGLHEGWRARRVGDPLTIVLVERTAASKSASSKLDSKGSFGLTPPTTGPFGGLLSPSDVGASGNRGFGGTGAADQSNSLSGEVSVTVAQVFPNGTMLVQGQKRVTLNRGDEFVQIKGIVRTADVDRDNRVESTRVADAQIAYTGKGDVARASRQGWLSRFFQVVSPF
- the flgC gene encoding flagellar basal body rod protein FlgC translates to MSTASPMTIFQVAGRAMSAQLTRMNTTASNLANAGGVAGSADAAYKTMKPVFRTSFDQATGLSTVDVQQIVTAGEAPTKRYDPANPMADKDGNVFEAAVDESRELVDMMETARTYQNNVEVMQTAKTLILDTIKMGR
- a CDS encoding flagellar motor protein MotB; the encoded protein is MTAEDDFPEEHGGRSLWLITLADLSLLLVGFFVLLQTQKDMDPRVLAQGLAAGFGIEAPAIAVASHGVTGFDVASAALPGTPDPLIAWAKAELRDPRVRLTVTGATDGSAADVDPASGSATALAAERARAIVAALTTNGVPDNRLDLATARATTGRHVIVTLAFAGETAATTARAQGPSQ
- the flgM gene encoding flagellar biosynthesis anti-sigma factor FlgM — encoded protein: MVDSVSTSTIKAGDLRAGSVPRAAATTPVAAASTPPAPVRTPAPAAPETLSRSMASSAPVDVERVQMIKSAIANGTFPLSPATIADQLIALKYDWMSNE
- a CDS encoding flagellar basal body rod protein FlgB, with protein sequence MADTLFGVHGAALEVRGQRMGVLASNIANASTPNFKARDIDFKAALGAVEANGADAIGAATRYRIPTNPSMDGNTVELATEQTAFAENAVQYQTTLSFLNGRINQITRALKGE
- a CDS encoding flagellar hook protein FlgE, producing MSFYTSLSGLQAMQTDMATISHNLANVSTTGFKKSRTDFSDVIASSVSTDPRKMVGSGVVVKGTTQQFKEGNLSTTSNALDLALVGEGFFIMKSTGLSDQVNYSRNGAFSVDSDRNVVDAQGSFLMVYPVDNDGNVTATGEKGLTNLQIQQTSGTPKATDGVTTSVQVSSTSTIKDPAKFNRTDTTTYNNSVATRIYDANGNAMTMTNYYVRTGGVDTANGLTGTWQMFTFIGDQQMKGPGQTTAGPVTLTYDNTGALKTPSPAEVQFQSFIPTSGAAAQTVKLSLTGSTQLSSAFSVNAKSQNGIAVGQLAGVTVTDGGLIQASFSNGDIVPLGKVALAKFSTPTGLRQVGNSYWQATGVSGTASLGAASSDGFGALMSGTIEGSNVDITEELVNLIAAQRNFQANAKALDTATQVSQAILNIRS
- a CDS encoding flagellar basal body rod protein FlgF, with protein sequence MDKLVYTAATGLRAHMAAQAAIANNMANASTTGFRADRVVFDRIILSDGTSALSARQPTGEEVKDIDRTQGAIQQTGRPLDVALSDVDSWIAVQAADGSEAYTRRGDLTVNASGTLETGDGFLVMGEGGGPITLPPYSQLSIGGDGTISIQAQGDTAPPAPIDKIKLVSAKGSETVKGLDNLMRVRGGGALPANLDAKLASGALESSNVNMTQALVDMIENQRSYEVQANLLKEARTMDESSASVMRLPG